A section of the Carya illinoinensis cultivar Pawnee chromosome 12, C.illinoinensisPawnee_v1, whole genome shotgun sequence genome encodes:
- the LOC122289970 gene encoding 14 kDa proline-rich protein DC2.15-like, with protein sequence MASKSSASLALFFSLNLLFFALVTACGTCPSPNPKPKPRPKPSPTPSQASCPRDALKLGVCADLLSGLLNVTIGTPPVTPCCTLIQGLADLEAAVCLCTAIKANILGINLNIPLSLSLLLNVCSKNVPSGFKCA encoded by the coding sequence ATGGCTTCCAAAAGCTCTGCCTCTCTTGCTCTCTTTTTCTCCctcaatcttctcttctttgcACTTGTCACTGCATGTGGCACATGCCCTAGTCCGAATCCAAAACCAAAGCCGAGGCCAAAGCCCAGCCCCACCCCTTCCCAGGCCTCCTGCCCTAGGGATGCCCTCAAACTAGGAGTATGTGCTGATCTGCTTAGTGGTTTGCTTAACGTTACCATCGGCACCCCTCCTGTAACTCCCTGCTGCACTCTCATACAGGGCCTTGCTGACCTTGAGGCAGCTGTCTGTCTTTGCACTGCCATCAAAGCTAATATACTGGGcatcaacctcaacatcccaCTTTCCCTCAGTTTGCTTCTCAATGTTTGTTCAAAGAACGTTCCATCTGGATTCAAGTGTGCCTAG